In one Amaranthus tricolor cultivar Red isolate AtriRed21 chromosome 8, ASM2621246v1, whole genome shotgun sequence genomic region, the following are encoded:
- the LOC130820488 gene encoding pentatricopeptide repeat-containing protein At5g66631 → MHTKCSIFVLLELILIILLRYHVMGVFDSMIRRTLFNVHYLFSSVTHQARSFSQKTVPNQVSQYFCQAKLIDSIRLSLRSGSLDSLDPLLEHPNLDSFVVTNAIRSAPSPESALSFVEVLKRVPEFSHTQHTLYAIAKVFAKSGRIRQLKKLVDAINGGEFPKVRRVSCMDQMRWYAIAGDIELVLTVRDELRARRKRPCIEYNNIVMDLYVKMGKDLEAVQTFQNIMQEGTIPNSRTFTIVVEHLINSGKVENAKEVFDILPRMRFKRTLRQYSVLIEAFVKFQKFEDVKKLLKEMKTEGLLPPRSTLLSLQHMYEAGVLEEGDEVFKEMVPDYRIQNIELSVELNNGNDEEDCDDCSSESDVSSVQLKPWLDPSALVHALRHWRDDDISALEEAKLIWTSRLVCKMVRHFKSPQTAWQFFCWVTKQPGFMHDIHTYTGIITKVASHGRVDLVDDLLLKLKNEGFKLAISTVRQIIDFYGLFKEGDAALKVFHDVKVLCNQLSDFDYVLLYSSLLRTLLKCGRDNDAIDTVKQMSNVGIHPDAQTYSGLMHHFAVQGDFRTIQNIFEMLRKCGVHSDAFMYKTLVRAYCKCGRATLALRLLEDIRNAGLLPDRETKSLLVKGLWKEGRLREASIVEETCKEGDHILPLPSASQMFNVSSADLLIIHKLYSGSILSTFN, encoded by the coding sequence ATGCACACCAAGTGTTCGATATTTGTCCTATTAGAACTTATTCTTATAATCTTGTTAAGATATCATGTAATGGGAGTTTTTGATTCAATGATTAGGAGAACCTTGTTCAATGTACATTATTTGTTTTCTAGTGTAACGCATCAAGCTCGCAGCTTTTCCCAGAAAACTGTCCCTAATCAAGTGTCGCAGTATTTCTGTCAAGCAAAACTCATAGACTCTATACGTTTAAGTCTTCGATCTGGATCACTTGATTCACTTGACcctttgttagaacatccaaatTTAGATTCATTTGTAGTCACTAATGCAATTCGTTCTGCCCCTTCCCCTGAATCAGCTCTGTCATTTGTTGAAGTTCTTAAAAGGGTGCCTGAATTTTCTCATACCCAACATACCCTTTATGCAATTGCCAAAGTTTTTGCTAAGTCCGGTCGTATTCGACAGCTGAAAAAGCTTGTTGATGCTATAAATGGTGGAGAATTCCCAAAGGTTCGACGTGTTAGTTGTATGGATCAAATGCGGTGGTATGCTATTGCTGGTGATATTGAGTTGGTACTTACTGTGAGGGATGAGCTTCGTGCTCGTCGTAAACGCCCATGTATTGAATATAATAACATTGTCATGGATCTTTATGTAAAAATGGGCAAGGACTTGGAAGCTGTTCAGACATTTCAGAACATAATGCAAGAAGGAACTATTCCAAACTCTAGGACATTTACTATAGTAGTTGAGCACCTTATTAACTCTGGGAAAGTAGAAAATGCAAAAGAGGTTTTCGATATTTTGCCACGAATGAGGTTTAAGCGTACTCTACGGCAGTATTCAGTTCTAATAGAGGCATTTGTGAAGTTTCAGAAGTTTGAGGATGTGAAGAAGCTTCTTAAAGAAATGAAGACGGAAGGATTACTGCCTCCAAGATCTACTTTGTTGTCATTGCAACATATGTATGAGGCAGGTGTTTTGGAAGAGGGTGATGAAGTTTTTAAAGAGATGGTTCCTGATTATAGGATTCAGAACATAGAGTTAAGTGTGGAGCTCAATAACGGTAACGATGAAGAAGACTGCGATGACTGCAGCAGTGAATCTGATGTTAGTAGTGTTCAGTTGAAGCCATGGTTGGACCCGAGTGCTTTAGTACATGCATTACGACACTGGAGAGATGATGACATATCTGCTTTAGAAGAAGCTAAACTTATCTGGACTAGCCGCTTGGTCTGCAAGATGGTTAGACACTTTAAATCGCCTCAAACAGCCTGGCAGTTTTTCTGCTGGGTTACTAAGCAACCTGGATTCATGCATGATATTCACACTTACACAGGGATTATCACCAAAGTAGCAAGCCATGGGAGGGTTGATTTAGTTGATGATTTATTGTTAAAactgaagaatgaaggatttaaGTTGGCAATCAGCACAGTCAGACAAATTATTGATTTCTATGGCCTTTTCAAGGAAGGAGATGCTGCTTTGAAGGTTTTCCATGATGTGAAAGTGCTCTGTAATCAATTATCGGATTTTGATTACGTGCTTTTATATTCCTCTCTCTTACGAACGTTGCTGAAGTGTGGGAGAGATAACGATGCCATTGATACGGTCAAGCAGATGTCTAATGTTGGAATTCACCCTGATGCTCAGACATATTCTGGTTTGATGCATCATTTTGCAGTTCAGGGTGATTTCAGAACCATACAAAATATATTTGAGATGCTTAGAAAGTGTGGTGTACATTCAGATGCTTTTATGTATAAGACCCTTGTTCGTGCCTATTGCAAGTGTGGAAGAGCTACTCTTGCATTGAGACTTTTAGAAGACATTAGGAACGCTGGTTTGCTTCCAGATCGTGAGACAAAGTCGTTGCTTGTCAAAGGTCTATGGAAGGAAGGGAGACTAAGAGAAGCTTCTATTGTTGAAGAGACTTGTAAGGAGGGGGATCACATCCTTCCACTTCCTTCAGCTAGTCAGATGTTCAATGTCAGCTCTGCTGatcttttaattatacacaagtTATATAGTGGCAGTATTCTGAGTACTTTTAATTAG